Sequence from the Candidatus Thioglobus sp. NP1 genome:
ATTATTAATGAATGGTGAACTTCCTTCAACAAATGAACTTTCAGACTTTAAAAATATTTTACAAAAAAGAAACGAAGTAAAACGCAAAATACGTCATTTACTTTGGTCACTTCCACCAACAGGGCACTCAATGGATGTGCTTCAAACTGCAATGGCTGCGATGGCGACTTTCTACCCAGATGCTGGTGCAGCAGATCCAGATTCTGCTTATACCCAAAATGCACTCATTAAGATAATTTCAAATATGAGCACATTAGTCGCAATGTGGACTCGCATCAGTAGAGGATATGATCCAATTCCACCAAGCAACAAAATGTCATATGCTGAAAATTTTATGTACATGTGTTTTGGAGAGGAATCTGACCCAGAAATTGTTCGTCTTTTGGATGCTTGTTTAATTTTACATGCGGAACATACAATCAATGCTTCCACGTTTTCAACTATGGTAACAGCGTCTACGCTTGCCAATCCTTTTTCTTCAATTGCCTCTGGAGTTGGAACTCTTGCTGGACCTTTGCATGGCAATGCAAATGAAAATGTACTCCTAATGCTTGATGAAATTGGTTCTGCAAAAAATGCCCGTGGTTGGATTGAAAACAGACTCAAGAATAAACAAGTTATTTGGGGAATGGGTCATCGAGAATATAAAACCAAAGATCCTAGAGCTACAATTCTTGAGAAAATGATTAAAACTTATATTAAGAAGAATGGCCTCAGCTTATCTAACCGCTTCGAAACAGCGCTTGAAGTTGAAAAAATTTGTGATGAGTTATTATCACAAAAAGGAGTCTACCCTAATGTCGATTTTTATTCCGGCATCTTATATTCAGAGATATTTAACTTTACCAAAGAACACTTTACTCCTATCTTTGCCATGGCTCGTTCAGCTGGATGGGTTGCTCATTGGCATGAGCAGGTTAGCCATAATAGAATCTTTAGACCAACACAGATATATACTGGTGCTGACTTTAGAGACTACCCCTCAAGTTAGTAATGGCTAAGACTACTCACTTTGGCTATAGAGAAGTCGATGTTGAAAAAAAACAAGGCCTTGTCAGAGAGGTATTTGACTCAGTAGCTGGAAAATATGATCTTATGAATGACGTTATGTCATTAGGAACACATCGCTTATGGAAGAATTACACAATAGCAAGTAGTAATGTCACTAAAGGTGATCATGTACTTGATATTGCAGGTGGTACTGGAGATCTAGCGATAAAGTTTCGAAAGAAAGTTGGGGCCTCAGGTAAGGTCATATTGTCTGATATTAATAACTCAATGCTAGATGAGGGCAGAAGAAATCTTATAAATCATGGCATCATTGATGTCGAATTTGTTCAAGCAAATGCTGAGATGCTTCCATTTGAAGATAATACCTTTGATTGCGTAAGTATTGCTTTTGGCTTGAGGAATGTGACTAATAAAGATATAGCCCTTCAACAGATGTATCGCATTTTAAAAAAAGGTGGGACATTGCTAGTTTTAGAATTTTCTAAAGTTGAGAATGAAATGCTTGAAAAAATATATGATCTTTATTCATTTAATTTAATACCTAAGTTTGGTGAATTTTTTGCAAATGATGAAGATAGTTATCAATATCTTGCAGAATCCATACGTAAGCACCCAGACCAGGAAACTCTTAAAGCAATGGTGCTTGATGCTGGATTTGGCTTTTGTGAATATCATAATCTAACTGGTGGTATTGTTGCACTTCATAAAGCAATCAAAACCTAAAAATGTTTCAGCTTGCTATAGAAAAAGCGCTAAACCATATGATTAATACCAATAGTATTAATACTGATCGAATGAATAACAAGCTTATTGGGATTAGGGTTAATGATATTGACTTGAAATTATTTTTTATGTTTTCAAATTCTCGAGTTTTTGTAATTGAGAATAATGGACAAGAACCTGTAGATGTTGATATTTCACTTAACAAAACAGCTTTTTTATCTTTATTTAAAGGTATTTCCTTTGAAGAACTGATTGAAACTGATGAGATTGAAATTAATGGAAGCATTAAAACAGCTCAACAATTAGCTGATTTAATGGCCCTTTCTTCCATCGATATGGAGGAGCTTATTTCTCAATATACGGGTGATATTATTGCTCACCAGTTAGGCAAGACTCTCCGAGCTATTAAAGAAAAGTCAGTAGAGGGCAATTTGGATATTATTGAAAGCTGTAAGAATGAATTGACCACTCTTTTAGTGGCGCCTGGTAAATCAAGTATTTTTAAAAAGAGGCCTTTTAAATGAGAAATTTTTTTCAATTCCTTCGCATCCTGAGGACTCTTATAAAATATCGCCTAGATTATCTTATCTTATCAAGCTCGCTCTTAAAAAGCTTCAAGCCCTTGGTATATCTTACACCATGGCATTATTTTCCAAGTAAAAAACTTTCGCGTGGTGAAAGAATTCGATTGGCACTTGAAGAGCTAGGCCCTGTCTTTATAAAATTTGGTCAAACTTTATCTACGAGACGGGATCTTCTTCCAGATGACATTGGTGATGAACTAGCAAAACTTCAAGATACTTGTCCACCATTCTCTGAGAAAGAGTCTAAATCAATTATCGAAAAAAACCTAGGCTCCAGTGTTGGTGAACTATTTAAATCTTTTGATGATAAGCCACTTGCTTCAGCATCAATTGCCCAAGTCCATACTGCCACAACACACAACAATGAAGAAATAATTATTAAGGTTGTTAGGCCAGGCATTGAGAAGCTCATCAAGCGTGATGTAGGTTTACTGTATGCATTTGCTAGTTTGGCAGAAAGCCATCCAATAGGCAAAAGACTTAGACCAAAAGAAGTAATTGAAGAATTTGAAGGGATTATTTATAACGAGCTCAACATGATGATTGAAGCAGCTAACGCCTCACTTCTTGGCAAAAACTTTAGCGACTCTGACCTTCTGTATGTCCCAAAAGTTCATTGGGAGTTTTGTCGTTCCAATATATTAGTTACTGAACGCATTTATGGAACTCCAGTAAATAACATTGAGGCCCTTATAGAGAATAAGACAGATCTTAAAGTTCTTGCTGAAAATGGAGTTATTATTTTCTTCACCCAAGTCTTCGATCATAATTTTTTCCATGCAGATATGCATCCAGGAAATATTTTTGTTGGAAAAAATGATCAATATACTGGTGTTGACTTTGGAATTATGGGGACATTGAGTGAAGAGGATCAATATTTTCTTGCTCAAAACTTTTTAGCATTTTTTAACCAAGACTACAAAAGAGTAGCCCAAGTTCATCTTGAGTCAGGATGGATACCTGAAGGCACAAATGTTCTTGAGTTTGAGAATGCCATTAGAAGCGTTTGTGAGCCAATATTTCAAAAGCCACTAAATGAAATTTCTTTTGCGCAAGTTCTTTTAAGTCTTGCGAAGGAGGCAAGACGCTTTGATATGACAATACAACCTCAGTTGCTTCTTCTGTATAAAACATTATTTAATATTGAAGGGCTAGGGAGAACTTTGTATCCAAATCTAGATTTATGGGCAACTGCAAAACCATATCTTGAGAAACTTACTAAAGATAAATATAGCATAAAGGGCTCTTTAAAAAAAATCTCAGATAAGCTTCCTGAACTTGTTTCCGAGTTGCCAGAGTTGCCAATGCTTGTTATTAACGCCTTAAAACAAATTGAAAGTGGGGCTCATAAACAAGAAAATTCAAAAAAACAGACAGAAGCAATTATTTCTCAGCTCCAATCAAATTTGTCAAAACAAAGATCGGCAATATTCGCAGCGTCTCTGGTCATACTTGCAGGAATTTTAGCAACTCAGTCAATGTGGCTCTTTGCAGGGGTTAGCTCAAGCTTAAGTTTTCTTATATGGCTGAGGTCACGCTAAAAAGGAAGCCTTACAAAAAGAGGAAATATCGGGTAAAATCATCCTCCAGCTTGTCTGGTCGCAAGACGAGTTGTATTTGTTACATCGCTTAATGTGGTGTTTTTTTATTTATTGGAGATCTCAAAATGAGTATAACTGTAAACGCTATTTTGCGTGAAGATCAGGGGAAAGGTGCGAGCCGCCGCCTGAGAAAAAAAGAAATGGTACCAAGCATTATCTATGGTGGGAAAAAAGAGCCGATAATGATTTCACTTAACATTCATGAAATTACGCATCTTCTAGAAGATGAACATACTTTCACCTCTGTTTTAGACTTAATGGTTGACAAACTTGAAGAGTCAGTAGTATTAAAAGACGTTCAACGTCATCCTGCTAAAAATACTATTAATCACGTAGACTTTTTACGTGTTGATGCCAAACAAGCTCTTGTAACTAATACTCCATTACACTTTGTGGGTATGGAAGAAAATGAAGCTTTAAGGCTTGGTAATATGCTAAATCAATTTGTTGTTTCTGTTGAAATATCATGCCTACCAAAAGACCTACCAAATGGAATTAATGTTGATGTAACTAATCTTGCTCTAGGTGAACACATCTCTTTAACTAACCTCATCATGCCAGAAGGCGTTATTATGACTGCACTTCAACATGATGATATTGAAGCTCATGACCAAACTATATGCTCTGTTTCTGAGCCTAAGGTTATAGAAGAAGAGGAAGAAATTATAGATACAGATGAATCAGAGGCAGAGGGTGGTGAAGACCAATCTGAAGACTCAGGTGATTCAAAAGATGGTGACGCAGAAGAGGAATAAAATGTTACTATTCTTATTGACTCAATAAGTATAAAAACGAAGCGTTGTAATGATTAAATTAATTGTTGGACTGGGTAACCCAGGAAAGGATTATCAAACACATCGTCACAACGCTGGCTTCTGGTTCGTTGACTCATTAGCAACCAAATTTGATGTTCAATTTACTGCTAAATCAAAATTTCTAGGTGAGTCCAGTTCAATTACTCTAGGGAATAAATTAACTCACCTTTTGAAGCCAAAGACCTTCATGAATAACTCAGGTGGATCAATTAAAAGCCTCGCAAACTATTACAATATAAAATCTGATGAAATTTTGGTTGCACATGATGAGCTTGATCTTCCTATTGGAACCGTTAAATTAAAAATGAGTGGCGGTCATGGTGGACATAATGGACTAAGAGATACAATTAAGGCACTTGATACTAATAATTTTTATCGCCTAAGAATTGGAATTGGCCATCCAGGCACTAAAGATGATGTTGTTGACTTTGTATTGAGTTCTCCAGGCATTTCGGAATTGAAGCATATTGAAAGCAGTATGAATAATGCAATTGAAGTCGTTGATTCACTTGCTAATGGTGATTTTGAAGATGCTATGCTTCGTCTTCATACCGAATAATGAGGAGCCTTAATGGGATTTAAATGTGGTATTGTTGGGCTTCCTAACGTAGGAAAGTCAACACTTTTTAATGCGCTCACAAAAGCTGGAATAGATTCAGAAAACTATCCTTTTTGTACAATTGAGCCTAATATTGGAATTGTCCCAGTGAATGATTCTCGACTTCAAAGCCTTGCAAATATAGTATCCCCTGAGAAAATATTGCCAACTACAATGGAGTTTGTCGATATTGCTGGCTTAGTTGAAGGAGCCTCTAAAGGAGAGGGGCTTGGAAATCAGTTTCTTTCAAATATTCGCGAAACAGATGCAATTCTCCACGTAGTTAGATGCTTTGAAGATGAAGATATTATTCATGTATCAGGCAAGGTTAATCCTCTTGATGATGTAGATACAATAAATACAGAACTTGCTTTAGCAGATCTTTTAAGTGCTGAGAAGTCTTATCAAAAGGCTATTAAAAACTCTAAGGCTGGACAAAAAGAAGGCTTGCCATTAAAAAATTTACTTGAAAAAATTCTTCCAAAGCTTGAAGAAGGCATTGCAATTAGATCAGTAGAATTTAATCCTGATGAACACAAACTAATAAAGAGCTTACAACTACTCACCTCAAAACCTGTTCTTTATGTTGCAAATGTTAGCGACTCAGGCTTTGTCAATAATCCTCATTTAGAAGAGCTAAAGGACTATGCAAAAAATCAAAATAGTGAAGTTGTGGCAGTATGTGCTGATATTGAGGCAGAAATAGCAGAACTAGATGATGATGATAAACAAGGCTTTTTAGATGAAATGGGACAGAAAGAATCTGGGCTTGATCGCCTAATTAAAGCGGGTTATGGATTACTTGGCCTTCAAACATATTTTACTGCTGGTGTAAAAGAAGTTAGGGCTTGGACAATTAATGTTGGAGATTCTGCACCAGTTGCTGCAGGTAAAATTCATGGTGACTTTGAAAAAGGCTTTATAAGAGCTGAAACTATTTCATACAAAGACTTTATAGATTATAAGGGTGAAAAAGGATCAAAAGATGCTGGAAAATTACGCTCCGAAGGAAAAGAATATATTGTGCAAGACGGCGATGTAGTTCATTTTTTATTTAATGTATAACGACTAGATTTAAAATGAAAAATACAAAATTACTAATGATTTTAGATGGCTGGGGTTACTCTCCATCTTCTGAAAATAATGCAATTGCAATGGCTCATACTCCCAACTGGGATTATTTTATTAGTGAATATCCTAACACTCTTTTAGGAACATCTGGCCCAAGTGTTGGACTCCCAGAAGGTCAAATGGGTAACTCAGAAGTGGGGCATTTAACAATTGGGTCTGGCAGAATTATTGAACAAGACTTTACTAGAGTTGAAAAGGATATCAAAAGTAGAGAATTTTATAAAAATAGCACCCTCTGTAATGCGCTTGATAAAGCCAATAAAAATCTTAAAGCTGTTCATATACTTGGGCTTTTATCGGATGGTGGAGTCCACTCTCATCAGGATCATATTCATGCGGTATTAGCCTTAGCAAAACAAAAAGAGTGTAAGGAGGTTTATGTTCATGTTTTTACTGATGGGCGCGATACTCCTCCAAATAGTGCCATAGAATTTATTGAGCTTTTAGAATCAAAAATTAATACGCTCCAAACTGGCAGAATTGTATCTATAGTAGGTAGATTCTATGCAATGGATAGAGACAATCGATGGGACAGGGTGGCTAAAGCATACAAATTAATTGCCTCTGGAAAAGGAGATAGAAAGGCAGTTTCAGCAAAAAATGCAATTCAAATGGCTTATGCGGAAGGTGAAACTGATGAGTTTATAGCCCCAACAACAATAGGTGATCACATATCTGTTAAAGAGGGTGATACTATAATTTTTATGAACTATCGAGCCGATAGAACTAGAGAGCTAACACAAGCCCTGGCCTTACCAAAATTTAAAGGCTTTGAGAGAGACTCTTTTAAATCTAGCAATTTTATTTGTCTTACTGAATACAACAAAGACTTTAGCCTAGAAAGCGCCTATCCTCCTGTTAAAGTTAAGAATACTCTGGGCTTCTATCTTTCCAGCCTTGGCTTTAAACAATTAAGAATTGCTGAAACAGAAAAGTATGCACATGTGACCTTCTTTTTTAATGGTGGTGAAGAAGAAAAACTTCCTGGAGAAGAAAGGAAATTAATCAAATCTCCTAATGTTAAAACTTATGATCTAAAGCCTGAAATGAGTGCTTTTGAATTAACTGAAAATTTAGTTGCCGCATTAAAACTAGAAAAACATGAGCTCATCGTCTGTAATTTTGCAAACACCGATATGGTTGGCCATTCAGGGAATCTCAGCGCAGCTATTAAAGCTGTTGAAGCAGTTGATAAGTGTCTAGGTGAAATCTATCAAACTGCCAAAAAAAGTGGTGTTGAAATTCTTATAACTGCTGATCATGGCAATGTAGAGCAAATGATAAACCCTGAGACACACAATCACCATACTGCTCATACTACCAATCCAGTTCCATTCATTTATATTGGAAATAAGAATGTCTCGCTTCAAGAGCCACATCTTGGTACACTTGCAGACATAGCGCCTACAATCTTGGCAATTATGAAGATTGAACAGCCTAAAGAAATGACAGGCCAAAGCCTTATTAAAGAGTAGAACGGAGATCACTATGAAGCAACAAAATTTTATTGCGCCCTCTATACTTTCTGCAAACTTTGCAAAACTAGGTGAAGAGGTAGACGCTGTTCTTGCTGCTGGTGCTGATATTGTTCATTTTGATGTAATGGATAATCACTATGTCCCCAACCTAACAATAGGCCCTCTAGTTTGTGATGCCCTCAGAAGTCATGGGGTAACAGCACCAATTGATGTTCACTTAATGATTAAACCTGTAGATAGGATCATTCCAGATTTTGCGAAGGCAGGTGCATCATATATTACCTTTCATCCTGAAGCCTCTGAACACATTGACAGAACCATTGGACTCATAAAAGATAATGGCTGTAAGGTAGGATTAGTTTTTAACCCCGCAACTTCATTACATTATCTTGATCATGTTATTAATCAGCTTGACATGGTTTTATTAATGTCAGTGAATCCTGGATTTGGTGGCCAATCTTTTATTCCTGCCTCACTTCAAAAGCTTAGCGAAGTTAGAAAGATGATTGATGATAGAGGCCTCCATACTAGACTGGAGATTGATGGAGGTGTTAAAATCAATAATATACAAGAAATTTCTGCTGCTGGTGCAGATACCTTTGTTGCCGGATCAGCAATCTTTAATACCGAAAATTACAAATCAACGATTGATGAAATGCGAGCTGAATTAGCGTTTGCAAAATAACTCTTAATACTAAATTTTAAGACTACTCTTCTAGCAATTATGAGAAAATATTCTCTTTGATTTAATCTGAGGGTTTATGGGCAAGTCGTCTTTCTTTGGTCCTGAAACAATATCATTGCATACTGGCTATGAGCCAGATCCAGCGTTTGGAAGTCGTGCAGTTCCTGTTTACCAAACAACCTCGTATGTTTTTGAAACAGTCGATGAGGCTGCTGCTCTTTTTAATATTGAAAAAGGTGGCCATATATATAGTCGTATGACGAATCCAACTGTAGCCGTTTTAGAACAACGAATTGCTGCACTTGAAGGTGGTGTTGGAGCAATATGTACAGCTTCAGGGATGAGTGCAATATTTGTAACGCTTATGACTCTTTGCTCTGCTGGTGATCACATTGTAAGTGCTTCACAGATATATGGATCAACTGCTACTCTCTTAAAACATACACTTAAAAGATTTAATATTGACTGTACTTTTATATCTATAAATGATGAAAAAGCACTGAAAGACGCAATTCAAGAAAATACAAAACTTGTCTTTTGTGAGTCAATTGGAAATCCAGGCTTAGAGGTATCAGACCTTCCTAAGATTTCTAAAATAGCCCATAAAAATAATTTACCGCTTGTAATTGATGCTACTTTTGCAACTCCAGCTCTTTGTAAACCCATAGATCATGGCGTTGACATTGTAATCCACTCTGCAACAAAATGGATTGGAGGACATGGTGTTGCTGTTGGAGGAGTAATTGTTGATGGTGGAACTTTTGACTGGGGATCAAGCAACAAACACCCTACTCTGACAACGCCATATGAGCCTTTTCACGGAATAAACTTCTGGGAGGAGTTTGGTCCTTCCGCACTATCTATGAAAATTAGAGCAGAATCTATGAGAGATTTTGGTCCTGCTATGAGCCCACATAGTGCATTTTTACTTCTTCAAGGCATTGAAACCCTTGCTTTGCGTATGAATCAACATGTAAAAAATGCTATTAAGCTCTCTAAGTGGCTTTTAGAGCAGTCACCTGTAATGTGGGTAAATCATCCAGATCTGCCAGAAAATCCAACTTATGAAATTGCCAAAAAACTTTTTCCAAATGGTGCTGGTTCAATGTTGTGCTTTGGAGTTAAAGGAGGCAGAGAAGGTGGTGCGGCATTTATTAATGGAGTTAAATTGTCGTCTAATTTAGCAAATGTTGGTGACGCTAGAACACTAGTTCTTCATCCAGCCACAACCACTCACTCGCGCCTTGACGATGAAGCTATGAAGGCTTCTGGTACAAGCCCAGACTTAATTCGTGTGTCAGTGGGAATTGAATCTATTGAAGATATCATTAATGACTTTAAGGCTGGTCTTAAAGCAGTAGACAAGGCTATTTCATAATGAATATTGTTGTAGATGGAAGCAACGCCTTTGTAGCGACTGGTGGCTGTGCCTTTGATCCAAAAAAACCAACAGTAGTATTTATTCATGGAAGTGGTCTGGATCATAGATCATGGGCTCTCCAGTCAAGATGGTTTGCATTTCATGGGTTCTCGGTATTTGCACCTGACCTTCCAGGTCATAGTCTTTCAGAGGGTGAACCAATCAAATCTATTGAAGGCATGGGAAAGTGGATTGTAAAAGCATTAAAAGTATCAGGCTGTGAATCTATTCATCTTGTGGGACATTCACAAGGGTTTCTAGTTGCTCTAGAAGCGGCTAGCGTATTAGGGGATAAATTAAAAACGTTAACTGCAGTTGCAAGTGCATCCTCTATACCTGTAAATGAAGCTTTGGTTGAAGCAGCAAAAAAAACACCTCTTGATGCAGCTGATATGCTACTCAAATGGGGATTTGGAAGTAAGTCACACGCAGGAGTCAGTGCCATTCCAGGGATGCAACCTATTGGAATTGGTCGACAAATTATGTCTAAAAATCCATTAGCTGAAGACCTTATTGCCTGTACTAAATATGAAAATGGAATAAATTGTGCGAAAAATGTAAATATTCCTTCCCATGTTATCCTTGCAACTGAAGACAAAAATACGCCCTATCGATTTGGACTAGAATTAGCAGACTTATTAAAAGCTGAAACCTCTACTATTTCTAATGCAGGACATATGTTGCCGATAGAGGCTCCAAAGAATACTCTTGATGCAATTAAATCATTTATCTTAAAAAAATCAGAATGAAAAATCAAATAAAAAAAGTTGGCGTTATTGGCGCCGGCACAATGGGGGCTGGAATTGCAGGCCAAGTTGCTAACGCAGGAATTGAGGTTTGGCTTTTAGATCTTCCCAGTGATGGTGAAAATGTAAACATGCTTTCACAAAGAGGACTAGAAAGACTTAAAGACCCAGATATGCCTGGACTCATGAGCAAACATGCTGAACAACTTATTAAATTGGGAAATACTAGAGATCATTTTGATCAATTAAAAGATTGTGACTGGATTGCTGAGGCCGTTGTAGAAAGACTGGATGTTAAACAGGCGCTTTACAAGCAACTCAATGATAACTGTAAAGAGTCAACGATCATTACTTCTAACACCTCAACAATTCCAATAAGCCTATTGACAAAAGGAATGCCACTAAGCTTTTGTGAGCGCTTTGCAATTACTCACTTCTTCAATCCTGTTCGCTTTATGAGGC
This genomic interval carries:
- a CDS encoding citrate synthase encodes the protein MTEYIPGLAGVPATKSAISSIDGEKGVLAYRGYSIQDLVKHSSFEETALLLMNGELPSTNELSDFKNILQKRNEVKRKIRHLLWSLPPTGHSMDVLQTAMAAMATFYPDAGAADPDSAYTQNALIKIISNMSTLVAMWTRISRGYDPIPPSNKMSYAENFMYMCFGEESDPEIVRLLDACLILHAEHTINASTFSTMVTASTLANPFSSIASGVGTLAGPLHGNANENVLLMLDEIGSAKNARGWIENRLKNKQVIWGMGHREYKTKDPRATILEKMIKTYIKKNGLSLSNRFETALEVEKICDELLSQKGVYPNVDFYSGILYSEIFNFTKEHFTPIFAMARSAGWVAHWHEQVSHNRIFRPTQIYTGADFRDYPSS
- the ubiE gene encoding bifunctional demethylmenaquinone methyltransferase/2-methoxy-6-polyprenyl-1,4-benzoquinol methylase UbiE; amino-acid sequence: MAKTTHFGYREVDVEKKQGLVREVFDSVAGKYDLMNDVMSLGTHRLWKNYTIASSNVTKGDHVLDIAGGTGDLAIKFRKKVGASGKVILSDINNSMLDEGRRNLINHGIIDVEFVQANAEMLPFEDNTFDCVSIAFGLRNVTNKDIALQQMYRILKKGGTLLVLEFSKVENEMLEKIYDLYSFNLIPKFGEFFANDEDSYQYLAESIRKHPDQETLKAMVLDAGFGFCEYHNLTGGIVALHKAIKT
- a CDS encoding SCP2 sterol-binding domain-containing protein, encoding MFQLAIEKALNHMINTNSINTDRMNNKLIGIRVNDIDLKLFFMFSNSRVFVIENNGQEPVDVDISLNKTAFLSLFKGISFEELIETDEIEINGSIKTAQQLADLMALSSIDMEELISQYTGDIIAHQLGKTLRAIKEKSVEGNLDIIESCKNELTTLLVAPGKSSIFKKRPFK
- the ubiB gene encoding ubiquinone biosynthesis regulatory protein kinase UbiB: MRNFFQFLRILRTLIKYRLDYLILSSSLLKSFKPLVYLTPWHYFPSKKLSRGERIRLALEELGPVFIKFGQTLSTRRDLLPDDIGDELAKLQDTCPPFSEKESKSIIEKNLGSSVGELFKSFDDKPLASASIAQVHTATTHNNEEIIIKVVRPGIEKLIKRDVGLLYAFASLAESHPIGKRLRPKEVIEEFEGIIYNELNMMIEAANASLLGKNFSDSDLLYVPKVHWEFCRSNILVTERIYGTPVNNIEALIENKTDLKVLAENGVIIFFTQVFDHNFFHADMHPGNIFVGKNDQYTGVDFGIMGTLSEEDQYFLAQNFLAFFNQDYKRVAQVHLESGWIPEGTNVLEFENAIRSVCEPIFQKPLNEISFAQVLLSLAKEARRFDMTIQPQLLLLYKTLFNIEGLGRTLYPNLDLWATAKPYLEKLTKDKYSIKGSLKKISDKLPELVSELPELPMLVINALKQIESGAHKQENSKKQTEAIISQLQSNLSKQRSAIFAASLVILAGILATQSMWLFAGVSSSLSFLIWLRSR
- a CDS encoding 50S ribosomal protein L25/general stress protein Ctc, which codes for MSITVNAILREDQGKGASRRLRKKEMVPSIIYGGKKEPIMISLNIHEITHLLEDEHTFTSVLDLMVDKLEESVVLKDVQRHPAKNTINHVDFLRVDAKQALVTNTPLHFVGMEENEALRLGNMLNQFVVSVEISCLPKDLPNGINVDVTNLALGEHISLTNLIMPEGVIMTALQHDDIEAHDQTICSVSEPKVIEEEEEIIDTDESEAEGGEDQSEDSGDSKDGDAEEE
- the pth gene encoding aminoacyl-tRNA hydrolase, whose product is MIKLIVGLGNPGKDYQTHRHNAGFWFVDSLATKFDVQFTAKSKFLGESSSITLGNKLTHLLKPKTFMNNSGGSIKSLANYYNIKSDEILVAHDELDLPIGTVKLKMSGGHGGHNGLRDTIKALDTNNFYRLRIGIGHPGTKDDVVDFVLSSPGISELKHIESSMNNAIEVVDSLANGDFEDAMLRLHTE
- the ychF gene encoding redox-regulated ATPase YchF; this translates as MGFKCGIVGLPNVGKSTLFNALTKAGIDSENYPFCTIEPNIGIVPVNDSRLQSLANIVSPEKILPTTMEFVDIAGLVEGASKGEGLGNQFLSNIRETDAILHVVRCFEDEDIIHVSGKVNPLDDVDTINTELALADLLSAEKSYQKAIKNSKAGQKEGLPLKNLLEKILPKLEEGIAIRSVEFNPDEHKLIKSLQLLTSKPVLYVANVSDSGFVNNPHLEELKDYAKNQNSEVVAVCADIEAEIAELDDDDKQGFLDEMGQKESGLDRLIKAGYGLLGLQTYFTAGVKEVRAWTINVGDSAPVAAGKIHGDFEKGFIRAETISYKDFIDYKGEKGSKDAGKLRSEGKEYIVQDGDVVHFLFNV
- the gpmI gene encoding 2,3-bisphosphoglycerate-independent phosphoglycerate mutase, producing the protein MKNTKLLMILDGWGYSPSSENNAIAMAHTPNWDYFISEYPNTLLGTSGPSVGLPEGQMGNSEVGHLTIGSGRIIEQDFTRVEKDIKSREFYKNSTLCNALDKANKNLKAVHILGLLSDGGVHSHQDHIHAVLALAKQKECKEVYVHVFTDGRDTPPNSAIEFIELLESKINTLQTGRIVSIVGRFYAMDRDNRWDRVAKAYKLIASGKGDRKAVSAKNAIQMAYAEGETDEFIAPTTIGDHISVKEGDTIIFMNYRADRTRELTQALALPKFKGFERDSFKSSNFICLTEYNKDFSLESAYPPVKVKNTLGFYLSSLGFKQLRIAETEKYAHVTFFFNGGEEEKLPGEERKLIKSPNVKTYDLKPEMSAFELTENLVAALKLEKHELIVCNFANTDMVGHSGNLSAAIKAVEAVDKCLGEIYQTAKKSGVEILITADHGNVEQMINPETHNHHTAHTTNPVPFIYIGNKNVSLQEPHLGTLADIAPTILAIMKIEQPKEMTGQSLIKE
- the rpe gene encoding ribulose-phosphate 3-epimerase; its protein translation is MKQQNFIAPSILSANFAKLGEEVDAVLAAGADIVHFDVMDNHYVPNLTIGPLVCDALRSHGVTAPIDVHLMIKPVDRIIPDFAKAGASYITFHPEASEHIDRTIGLIKDNGCKVGLVFNPATSLHYLDHVINQLDMVLLMSVNPGFGGQSFIPASLQKLSEVRKMIDDRGLHTRLEIDGGVKINNIQEISAAGADTFVAGSAIFNTENYKSTIDEMRAELAFAK
- a CDS encoding O-acetylhomoserine aminocarboxypropyltransferase/cysteine synthase family protein, with amino-acid sequence MGKSSFFGPETISLHTGYEPDPAFGSRAVPVYQTTSYVFETVDEAAALFNIEKGGHIYSRMTNPTVAVLEQRIAALEGGVGAICTASGMSAIFVTLMTLCSAGDHIVSASQIYGSTATLLKHTLKRFNIDCTFISINDEKALKDAIQENTKLVFCESIGNPGLEVSDLPKISKIAHKNNLPLVIDATFATPALCKPIDHGVDIVIHSATKWIGGHGVAVGGVIVDGGTFDWGSSNKHPTLTTPYEPFHGINFWEEFGPSALSMKIRAESMRDFGPAMSPHSAFLLLQGIETLALRMNQHVKNAIKLSKWLLEQSPVMWVNHPDLPENPTYEIAKKLFPNGAGSMLCFGVKGGREGGAAFINGVKLSSNLANVGDARTLVLHPATTTHSRLDDEAMKASGTSPDLIRVSVGIESIEDIINDFKAGLKAVDKAIS
- a CDS encoding alpha/beta fold hydrolase — translated: MNIVVDGSNAFVATGGCAFDPKKPTVVFIHGSGLDHRSWALQSRWFAFHGFSVFAPDLPGHSLSEGEPIKSIEGMGKWIVKALKVSGCESIHLVGHSQGFLVALEAASVLGDKLKTLTAVASASSIPVNEALVEAAKKTPLDAADMLLKWGFGSKSHAGVSAIPGMQPIGIGRQIMSKNPLAEDLIACTKYENGINCAKNVNIPSHVILATEDKNTPYRFGLELADLLKAETSTISNAGHMLPIEAPKNTLDAIKSFILKKSE